The proteins below come from a single Agromyces flavus genomic window:
- the infB gene encoding translation initiation factor IF-2 — protein sequence MAAKPRVHEIASELGVDSKLALEKLKEMGEYVKGPSSSIEPPVARRLRAALEAAGGAAKTADAPKPAAAKPGPKPGPKAPTAPAAPAAPADAPMSVAERQAQAEQKAAQAAAEKAAASTSDAPAPAAPEAPKPAAAGPKPGDVARPAAPKPGQSIPRPAPRPGAPRPGNNPYSSSQGMGQRPSQPRPGNNPFASSQGMGQRPTPGNIPRPQPPRPGAPRPGAPRPGGGGRPGGGGFQRPGGGGGGPRPGGAGGGFRPGGAPGGGFGGPRPAGGGGRGRGPGGGTAGAFGRGGGKSKARKSKRTKRQEFEMREAPSLGGVSVPRGDGNTVIRLRRGASISDFADKIDANPGSLVTVLFHLGEMATATESLDEATFEVLGAELGYKIQVVSPEDEDRELLEGFDIDLDQELEDETDEELQARPPVVTVMGHVDHGKTRLLDAIRNANVVAGEAGGITQHIGAYQVHTEHEGVDRAITFIDTPGHEAFTAMRARGAQVTDIAILVVAADDGIMPQTIEALNHAQSADVPIVVAVNKIDKPDANPGKVRQQLTEFGLVAEEYGGDVMFVDVSARENIGIQDLLDAVLLTADAGLDLRANPDKDARGVAIEAKLDKGRGAVATVLIQSGTLKVGDAIVAGTAYGRVRAMSDENGEPVAAATPSRPVQVQGLSSVPRAGDTFLVTEEDRTARQIAEKREAAERNAQLAKARKRISLEDFTRALEEGKVEALNLIIKGDVSGAVEALEESLMKIEVDESVQLRILHRGVGAVTESDIDLATIDNAIVIGFNVRPDVKARERAAREGVDVRFYNVIYNAIDDIENSLKGMLKPEFEEVQSGVAEIREVFRSSKFGNIAGVIVRSGTITRNAKARVIRDGVVVGDNLAIESLRRFKDDVTEVRTDFEAGIGLGKYNDIQVGDEIETIEMREKPRA from the coding sequence GTGGCTGCCAAACCACGCGTACACGAGATCGCCAGCGAACTCGGCGTCGACAGCAAGCTCGCGCTCGAGAAGCTGAAGGAGATGGGCGAATACGTCAAGGGCCCGTCGTCCTCGATCGAACCCCCCGTCGCGCGCCGCCTGCGCGCCGCCCTCGAGGCGGCCGGCGGCGCGGCGAAGACCGCCGACGCGCCGAAGCCGGCCGCGGCGAAGCCGGGCCCCAAGCCCGGCCCGAAGGCCCCGACCGCCCCCGCCGCACCCGCGGCGCCGGCCGACGCGCCCATGAGCGTCGCCGAACGCCAGGCGCAGGCCGAGCAGAAGGCCGCCCAGGCGGCGGCCGAGAAGGCTGCGGCCTCGACGTCCGACGCGCCCGCGCCGGCTGCTCCCGAAGCGCCCAAGCCCGCGGCCGCCGGCCCCAAGCCCGGCGACGTCGCGCGCCCCGCCGCGCCCAAGCCCGGCCAGAGCATCCCGCGTCCCGCGCCGCGCCCCGGCGCGCCGCGTCCCGGCAACAACCCCTACTCGAGCTCGCAGGGCATGGGCCAGCGGCCCAGCCAGCCGCGTCCGGGCAACAACCCGTTCGCGAGCTCGCAGGGCATGGGCCAGCGCCCGACGCCCGGCAACATCCCGCGGCCCCAGCCGCCGCGTCCCGGCGCCCCGCGTCCCGGGGCGCCGCGACCGGGCGGCGGCGGTCGTCCCGGCGGCGGCGGCTTCCAGCGCCCCGGCGGCGGTGGCGGCGGTCCTCGTCCCGGCGGCGCCGGCGGCGGCTTCCGTCCGGGCGGAGCGCCCGGCGGCGGCTTCGGCGGCCCGCGCCCCGCGGGCGGCGGCGGTCGTGGTCGCGGCCCCGGCGGCGGCACGGCGGGTGCGTTCGGTCGTGGCGGCGGCAAGTCCAAGGCCCGCAAGTCGAAGCGCACGAAGCGGCAGGAATTCGAGATGCGGGAGGCGCCGTCGCTCGGCGGCGTGAGCGTCCCCCGCGGCGACGGCAACACCGTCATCCGACTGCGCCGCGGCGCCTCGATCTCCGACTTCGCCGACAAGATCGACGCGAACCCCGGTTCGCTCGTCACGGTGCTGTTCCACCTCGGTGAGATGGCGACCGCGACCGAGTCGCTCGACGAGGCGACGTTCGAGGTGCTCGGCGCCGAGCTCGGCTACAAGATCCAGGTCGTCTCTCCTGAAGACGAGGACCGAGAGCTCCTCGAGGGCTTCGACATCGACCTCGACCAGGAGCTCGAGGACGAGACCGACGAGGAGCTCCAGGCGCGTCCGCCGGTCGTGACCGTCATGGGTCACGTCGACCACGGTAAGACGCGACTGCTCGACGCCATCCGCAACGCGAACGTCGTGGCGGGCGAGGCCGGCGGCATCACCCAGCACATCGGTGCGTACCAGGTGCACACCGAGCACGAGGGCGTCGACCGGGCGATCACCTTCATCGACACCCCGGGTCACGAGGCGTTCACCGCCATGCGTGCCCGTGGCGCGCAGGTGACCGACATCGCGATCCTCGTGGTCGCCGCCGACGACGGCATCATGCCGCAGACGATCGAGGCGCTGAACCACGCGCAGTCGGCCGACGTGCCGATCGTGGTCGCGGTGAACAAGATCGACAAGCCCGACGCGAATCCCGGCAAGGTGCGCCAGCAGCTCACCGAGTTCGGCCTCGTGGCCGAGGAGTACGGCGGCGACGTCATGTTCGTCGACGTCTCGGCGCGCGAGAACATCGGCATCCAGGACCTGCTCGACGCGGTGCTCCTGACCGCTGACGCCGGGCTCGACCTGCGGGCCAACCCCGACAAGGACGCGCGAGGCGTGGCCATCGAGGCCAAGCTCGACAAGGGCCGCGGCGCCGTGGCGACCGTGCTCATCCAGTCGGGCACGCTCAAGGTCGGCGACGCGATCGTCGCGGGCACGGCCTACGGCCGCGTCCGGGCGATGAGCGACGAGAACGGCGAGCCCGTGGCCGCCGCGACCCCGTCGCGTCCCGTCCAGGTGCAGGGCCTCTCGAGCGTCCCGCGCGCCGGCGACACCTTCCTCGTCACCGAGGAGGACCGCACGGCCCGCCAGATCGCCGAGAAGCGCGAAGCCGCCGAACGCAACGCGCAGCTGGCCAAGGCCCGCAAGCGCATCTCGCTCGAGGACTTCACGCGTGCGCTGGAAGAGGGCAAGGTCGAGGCGCTCAACCTCATCATCAAGGGCGACGTGTCGGGTGCCGTCGAGGCGCTCGAGGAATCGCTCATGAAGATCGAGGTCGACGAGTCGGTGCAGCTGCGCATCCTCCACCGCGGTGTGGGCGCCGTCACCGAGAGCGACATCGACCTGGCGACGATCGACAACGCGATCGTCATCGGGTTCAACGTCCGGCCCGACGTCAAGGCTCGCGAGCGCGCCGCCCGCGAGGGTGTCGACGTCCGCTTCTACAACGTCATCTACAACGCGATCGACGACATCGAGAACTCGCTCAAGGGCATGCTCAAGCCCGAGTTCGAAGAGGTGCAGTCGGGTGTCGCCGAGATCCGCGAGGTGTTCCGCTCCTCCAAGTTCGGCAACATCGCCGGTGTCATCGTGCGGTCGGGAACGATCACGCGCAACGCCAAGGCACGCGTCATCCGCGATGGCGTGGTCGTCGGCGACAACCTCGCGATCGAGTCGCTCCGCCGGTTCAAGGACGACGTCACCGAGGTCCGCACGGACTTCGAGGCGGGCATCGGCCTCGGCAAGTACAACGACATCCAGGTCGGCGACGAGATCGAGACCATCGAGATGCGCGAGAAGCCGCGGGCCTAG
- a CDS encoding PhoX family protein, with translation MTIPELRITPVSHAVGKRSPVTCRLKCADACLGPECNTSANPHFRDIASSAISRRSVLGLGVAGAIGLILGDAAGRGQVSPAFAAKPGTAGLAFDPIAPVGRLVDEFTVPAGYRWQPIIRWGDPLFSSIPSFDFDAQTAEAQAGQFGYNNDYLDIIADPSGKTGVLVTNHEYVNPNLMFTPTADAAELRRRGEISKAAMGMAVVEVERRRVGEPWHYVVDGRRNRRVTVETVFELTGPAAGSDLVTTADDPEGRWVKGTLGNCAGGTTPWGTVLSGEENFNGYFAWAADTAAQKRYSGTATTTTETGWEQYDARFDAHDPRFVNEPNRFGYIVEIDPSDPTSTPRKHTAMGRFKHEGANVTIAEDGRVVAYMGDDERNDYLYKFVSKGRYTAATSTGARRRNMELLSEGDLFVARFTGNSPAAEITGTRALPSDGAFDGVGEWIALTRDGESVVPGMSTQQVLVYTRLAADLVGATKMDRPEDVEPSPLTGKVYLALTNNSNRGRTAPLDEANPITGNRYGHVVELTETAGQAGETFGWSILLLCGDPATTASTYFAGFPKELVSPISCPDNVAFDSEGNLWISTDGAPSTIGYNDGLFRVPLEGPERGNVQQFLSVPREAETCGPVIHDREGLVFVAVQHPGENGAVGAQTSFFPDYVAEHGDGTVAAPRPSVVQVWRG, from the coding sequence ATGACGATCCCCGAACTCCGCATCACGCCCGTCTCCCACGCCGTCGGCAAGCGTTCGCCCGTCACCTGCCGCCTGAAGTGCGCCGACGCGTGCCTCGGACCTGAGTGCAACACGTCTGCGAACCCGCACTTCCGGGACATCGCGTCGTCGGCGATCTCGCGCCGCTCCGTGCTCGGCCTCGGCGTGGCCGGCGCGATCGGCCTCATCCTCGGCGACGCCGCCGGGCGCGGGCAGGTCAGCCCGGCGTTCGCGGCGAAGCCGGGGACGGCAGGGCTCGCGTTCGATCCGATCGCGCCGGTCGGCCGCCTGGTCGACGAGTTCACGGTGCCGGCCGGGTACCGCTGGCAGCCCATCATCCGTTGGGGCGACCCGCTGTTCTCGTCGATTCCGTCGTTCGACTTCGACGCGCAGACGGCCGAGGCGCAGGCCGGCCAGTTCGGCTACAACAACGACTACCTCGATATCATCGCCGATCCGAGCGGCAAGACGGGCGTGCTCGTGACCAACCACGAGTACGTCAACCCGAACCTGATGTTCACCCCCACCGCCGATGCCGCTGAGCTCCGCCGCCGAGGCGAGATCTCCAAGGCCGCGATGGGCATGGCCGTCGTCGAGGTGGAGCGGAGGCGCGTGGGCGAGCCGTGGCACTACGTCGTCGACGGACGACGCAACCGGCGGGTGACCGTCGAGACGGTGTTCGAACTCACGGGTCCGGCCGCCGGCTCCGACCTCGTGACGACCGCGGACGACCCCGAGGGGCGCTGGGTCAAGGGGACCCTCGGCAACTGCGCGGGCGGCACGACGCCGTGGGGCACCGTCCTCTCGGGTGAGGAGAACTTCAACGGCTACTTCGCCTGGGCCGCCGACACCGCGGCGCAGAAGCGCTACAGCGGCACGGCGACCACGACGACCGAGACGGGGTGGGAGCAGTACGACGCGCGGTTCGACGCGCACGACCCCCGCTTCGTGAACGAGCCGAACCGCTTCGGGTACATCGTCGAGATCGACCCCAGCGACCCGACCTCGACGCCGAGGAAGCACACCGCGATGGGACGCTTCAAGCACGAGGGCGCCAACGTGACGATCGCGGAGGACGGCCGGGTCGTGGCGTACATGGGCGACGACGAGCGCAACGACTACCTGTACAAGTTCGTGTCGAAGGGCCGGTACACGGCGGCGACCTCGACCGGCGCGCGCCGCAGGAACATGGAGCTGCTCAGCGAGGGCGACCTGTTCGTGGCGCGCTTCACCGGCAATTCACCGGCCGCAGAGATCACGGGCACCCGTGCCCTGCCCAGCGACGGCGCGTTCGACGGCGTGGGCGAGTGGATCGCACTGACGCGCGACGGCGAGAGCGTCGTGCCCGGGATGTCGACGCAGCAGGTGCTGGTGTACACCCGCCTCGCCGCCGACCTGGTCGGCGCCACGAAGATGGACCGACCCGAGGACGTCGAGCCGAGCCCGCTGACCGGCAAGGTGTACCTCGCGCTCACGAACAACAGCAACCGCGGCCGGACCGCCCCGCTGGACGAGGCGAACCCCATCACGGGCAACCGCTACGGCCACGTGGTCGAGCTCACCGAGACCGCCGGCCAGGCGGGGGAGACGTTCGGGTGGAGCATCCTCCTGCTCTGCGGCGACCCGGCGACGACCGCCTCCACCTACTTCGCGGGATTCCCGAAGGAGCTCGTGTCGCCGATCTCGTGCCCCGACAACGTCGCGTTCGACTCCGAGGGCAACCTCTGGATCTCGACGGATGGCGCTCCGAGCACCATCGGCTACAACGACGGCCTGTTCCGCGTGCCCCTCGAGGGGCCCGAACGCGGGAACGTGCAGCAGTTCCTGTCGGTGCCGCGCGAGGCCGAGACGTGCGGCCCGGTGATCCACGACCGCGAGGGCCTCGTCTTCGTCGCCGTCCAGCACCCGGGCGAGAACGGAGCCGTCGGTGCCCAGACCTCGTTCTTCCCGGACTACGTCGCCGAGCACGGCGACGGAACGGTCGCGGCACCTCGCCCGTCCGTCGTCCAGGTCTGGCGCGGCTGA
- the rbfA gene encoding 30S ribosome-binding factor RbfA, with protein MADPQRARKLADRIKEIVARRLDKGLRDPRLGFVTITDVRVTGDLQHASIFYTVYGTDEERRDSALALKAATGMLRSEVGRNITARLTPTLEFIADAVPENAKHIEDLLREARERDAETSAVAATADYAGDADPYVKPRDLDADDDDLDDRDEDLRA; from the coding sequence ATGGCCGACCCCCAGCGCGCCAGGAAGCTGGCCGACCGCATCAAGGAGATCGTCGCGCGACGCCTCGACAAGGGGCTTCGCGACCCGCGGCTCGGGTTCGTGACGATCACCGACGTCCGCGTGACGGGCGACCTGCAGCACGCGAGCATCTTCTACACCGTGTACGGCACCGACGAGGAGCGCCGGGACTCGGCGCTCGCGCTCAAGGCCGCGACCGGCATGCTCCGCAGCGAGGTCGGGCGCAACATCACGGCGCGGCTGACGCCCACGCTCGAGTTCATCGCCGACGCGGTTCCCGAGAACGCGAAGCACATCGAGGACCTCCTGCGCGAGGCGCGTGAGCGCGACGCCGAGACCTCGGCCGTCGCCGCGACGGCGGACTACGCCGGCGATGCCGACCCGTACGTCAAGCCGCGCGACCTCGACGCCGACGACGACGACCTCGACGACCGCGACGAGGACTTGCGGGCCTGA
- a CDS encoding YlxR family protein, whose protein sequence is MEPVRTCIGCRSRAPRSSLLRVVAQQSRVLADESAVLDGRGAWLHPTLECFRLAQRRRAFGRALRLQGELDTSDLEKRLNG, encoded by the coding sequence ATGGAACCCGTCAGAACGTGCATCGGATGCCGTTCGCGCGCTCCACGGTCCTCGCTTCTGAGGGTCGTCGCCCAGCAATCACGAGTCCTCGCCGACGAATCGGCGGTGCTCGACGGGCGCGGCGCGTGGCTGCATCCGACGCTCGAGTGCTTCCGACTCGCCCAGCGGCGGCGCGCCTTCGGGCGCGCGCTCCGCTTGCAGGGCGAGCTGGACACATCCGATCTGGAAAAAAGGTTGAACGGCTAA
- a CDS encoding proline--tRNA ligase, translating into MPTRLTNFFLRTLREDPADAEVTSHKLLVRAGYIRRQAPGVFAWLPLGLRVKAKIERVIREEMERAGAHEVHFPALLPREPYEQTGRWTEYGDALFRLKDRKEADYLLAPTHEEVFTLLVKDLYSSYKELPLTIYQIQDKYRDEARPRAGLLRGREFTMKDAYSFDVTDDGLDASYQAQREAYERIFERLGLDYVIVQADAGAMGGSKSEEFLHPTPVGEDTFVRSAGGYAANVEAFTTVAPEPIPFDGLPAPEVLDSPNTPTIATLVDLANLEYPRPDGRDWTAADTLKNVVLALTHPDHTREVVVVGIPGDREIDAKRVEVAFAPAEVEAATEADFAKHPGLVKGYIGPWSPEGPVFGAESSTGLRFFLDPRVVDGTEWITGANVDEQHVFGLVAGRDFTADGTIEAANVRDGDPAPDGSGPVELARGMEIGHVFQLGRKYAEALGLKVLDENGKLATVTMGSYGIGVTRILAIIAELHNDDKGLVWPAAVAPFDVHVLATGKDAAAFDAAERVVADLESAGFEVLYDDRPKLSPGVKFADAELIGVPKIVIAGRGVADGVVEVWDRESGERSSVPIEGVRQALGR; encoded by the coding sequence GTGCCCACTCGCCTGACGAACTTCTTCCTCCGCACGCTCCGCGAAGACCCGGCCGACGCCGAGGTCACGAGCCACAAGCTGCTCGTCCGCGCCGGCTACATCCGGCGCCAGGCGCCCGGCGTGTTCGCCTGGCTGCCGCTCGGCCTGCGCGTGAAGGCGAAGATCGAGCGCGTCATCCGCGAGGAGATGGAGCGCGCCGGTGCGCACGAGGTGCACTTCCCGGCGCTCCTGCCGCGCGAGCCGTACGAGCAGACGGGGCGCTGGACGGAGTACGGCGACGCGCTCTTCCGCCTCAAGGACCGCAAGGAGGCGGACTACCTCCTCGCACCCACGCACGAGGAGGTCTTCACGCTGCTCGTGAAGGACCTCTACTCGTCGTACAAGGAGCTGCCCCTCACGATCTACCAGATCCAGGACAAGTACCGCGACGAGGCGCGGCCGCGTGCCGGCCTGCTGCGTGGGCGCGAGTTCACGATGAAGGACGCGTACTCGTTCGACGTCACCGACGACGGACTCGACGCCAGCTACCAGGCGCAGCGCGAGGCGTACGAGCGCATCTTCGAGCGGCTCGGACTCGACTACGTGATCGTGCAGGCCGATGCCGGTGCGATGGGCGGCTCGAAGTCCGAGGAGTTCCTGCACCCCACCCCGGTGGGCGAGGACACGTTCGTCCGTTCGGCCGGCGGCTATGCGGCGAACGTGGAGGCGTTCACGACCGTCGCGCCCGAGCCCATCCCGTTCGACGGACTGCCGGCACCCGAGGTGCTCGATTCGCCCAACACGCCGACGATCGCCACGCTCGTCGACCTCGCGAACCTCGAGTACCCGCGCCCCGACGGCCGCGACTGGACCGCCGCGGACACGCTGAAGAACGTGGTGCTCGCGCTCACGCACCCCGACCACACGCGCGAGGTCGTCGTCGTCGGCATTCCCGGCGACCGCGAGATCGACGCCAAGCGCGTCGAGGTGGCGTTCGCTCCCGCTGAGGTCGAGGCGGCGACCGAGGCCGACTTCGCGAAGCACCCGGGCCTCGTGAAGGGCTACATCGGGCCCTGGTCGCCCGAGGGGCCCGTCTTCGGCGCCGAGTCCTCCACGGGCCTCCGCTTCTTCCTCGACCCGCGCGTCGTCGATGGCACCGAGTGGATCACCGGCGCGAACGTCGACGAGCAGCACGTGTTCGGGCTCGTCGCGGGCCGCGACTTCACGGCCGACGGCACGATCGAGGCCGCGAACGTGCGCGATGGCGACCCGGCACCGGATGGCTCGGGACCCGTCGAGCTGGCCCGCGGCATGGAGATCGGCCACGTGTTCCAGCTCGGCCGCAAGTACGCCGAGGCGCTGGGCCTGAAGGTGCTCGACGAGAACGGCAAGCTCGCGACCGTGACGATGGGCTCGTACGGCATCGGAGTCACGCGCATCCTCGCGATCATCGCCGAACTGCACAACGACGACAAGGGCCTCGTGTGGCCCGCGGCCGTCGCGCCGTTCGACGTGCACGTGCTCGCGACGGGCAAGGACGCCGCGGCGTTCGACGCCGCCGAGCGCGTGGTCGCCGACCTCGAGTCGGCCGGGTTCGAGGTGCTCTACGACGACCGGCCCAAGCTCTCACCCGGCGTGAAGTTCGCCGATGCCGAGCTCATCGGCGTGCCGAAGATCGTGATCGCCGGACGCGGCGTCGCCGACGGCGTCGTCGAGGTATGGGACCGCGAGTCCGGGGAGCGCTCGAGCGTCCCGATCGAGGGAGTGCGGCAGGCCCTCGGCCGCTGA
- a CDS encoding DUF1206 domain-containing protein: MTTASGKAAASAAQNSTILRTLARVGYVVLGIVHIVIGAIAISVAQGAGGEADQGGAMQQVASWPFGGVLLWVIALGLFALGIWQIVQAFLERNPDTKKKWGYRVKYLGTAVAYIAIGVTALVYALGGRQDSSQSSQTLSAQLLATPGGVFLLVLVGLVILGVGIAFVYRGAKRSFEKHLDLPGSPAPRKGIVTFGVVGYIAKGIAVAVVGVLFVIAALTHDPEKAGGLDAALKSLVALPFGTFILWLIGAGLIVYGIFCFARARYARM; encoded by the coding sequence ATGACCACGGCTTCCGGTAAGGCCGCCGCCAGCGCGGCGCAGAACTCGACGATCCTCCGCACGCTCGCGCGCGTCGGATACGTCGTCCTCGGCATCGTCCACATCGTGATCGGTGCGATCGCCATCTCCGTCGCCCAGGGCGCGGGCGGAGAGGCCGACCAGGGTGGCGCCATGCAGCAGGTCGCGAGCTGGCCCTTCGGCGGGGTGCTGCTCTGGGTCATCGCGCTCGGATTGTTCGCATTGGGCATCTGGCAGATCGTCCAGGCGTTCCTCGAGCGGAACCCCGACACCAAGAAGAAGTGGGGCTACCGCGTCAAGTACCTCGGCACCGCGGTCGCCTACATCGCGATCGGCGTCACCGCGCTCGTCTACGCGCTCGGCGGGCGTCAGGACTCGTCGCAGTCGTCCCAGACGCTCAGCGCGCAGCTGCTCGCCACACCGGGCGGCGTGTTCCTGCTCGTGCTCGTCGGGCTCGTCATCCTCGGCGTCGGCATCGCGTTCGTGTATCGCGGCGCCAAGCGCTCGTTCGAGAAGCACCTCGACCTCCCAGGCAGTCCGGCCCCCCGCAAGGGCATCGTCACCTTCGGTGTCGTCGGCTACATCGCCAAGGGCATCGCGGTCGCCGTGGTGGGCGTGCTCTTCGTCATCGCCGCCCTCACGCACGACCCCGAGAAGGCGGGTGGACTCGACGCTGCGCTCAAGAGCCTCGTCGCGCTGCCCTTCGGCACGTTCATCCTGTGGCTGATCGGCGCGGGCCTGATCGTCTACGGCATCTTCTGCTTCGCCCGGGCCCGCTACGCGCGTATGTGA
- a CDS encoding RNB domain-containing ribonuclease — MPRRRPHVAGSAAQGELAAALAELRQQMDLPDGFPDAVLAEAEGTTSAAPPPSADRRDLGFVTIDPAGSRDLDQALHLARRPGGYTVDYAIADVPGFVRPDGAIDMEARERGQTLYAADGRVPLHPPVLGEDRASLLPGVDRSAYVWSFDLDEAGAVAATRLERALVRSREQLDYVEAQRRVDSESPDGSLALLREIGELRAEQERARGGASLNIPEEQIVRTPAGGYALERRRLLPVEDWNAQLSLMTGMAAAELMIAARVGILRTMPKPSDEDVASFRRQAEALGRPWPDSIGYGEYLRGLPRDEPASLAILQAAGGLFRGAGYAAMDGTVPNDPVQSALAAPYAHVTAPLRRLVDRWGLVVCAAVAGGHEVPGWARASLAQLPSLMGASSQRAAQLDAASIARVEAAVLAERVGERFEATVLQLRNGWAVIQLTDPAVTAMCEATAAARPGAVLAVVLERADIRTGTVEFRAAA, encoded by the coding sequence ATGCCCCGACGCCGACCGCACGTCGCCGGCTCCGCCGCACAGGGCGAGCTCGCCGCGGCGCTCGCCGAGCTCCGGCAGCAGATGGACCTTCCCGACGGATTCCCCGACGCCGTGCTCGCCGAGGCGGAGGGCACGACATCCGCGGCACCCCCGCCCTCGGCCGATCGACGGGACCTCGGCTTCGTCACGATCGATCCGGCCGGCTCGCGCGACCTCGACCAGGCACTCCACCTGGCCCGCCGACCCGGCGGGTACACCGTCGACTACGCGATCGCCGACGTGCCGGGGTTCGTCCGTCCGGACGGCGCGATCGACATGGAGGCCCGCGAACGCGGCCAGACGCTCTACGCCGCCGACGGACGCGTGCCGTTGCATCCGCCCGTGCTCGGCGAGGACCGGGCGTCGCTCCTGCCCGGCGTCGACCGGAGCGCGTACGTGTGGTCGTTCGACCTCGACGAGGCGGGTGCGGTCGCCGCGACCCGCCTCGAGCGCGCGCTGGTCCGTTCGCGCGAACAGCTCGACTACGTCGAGGCGCAGCGCCGCGTGGACTCGGAGTCCCCGGACGGGTCGCTCGCGCTCCTCCGCGAGATCGGCGAGTTGCGCGCCGAGCAGGAGCGTGCGCGCGGCGGCGCCAGTCTCAACATCCCCGAGGAGCAGATCGTGCGCACGCCCGCGGGCGGCTACGCGTTGGAACGCCGACGCCTGCTGCCCGTCGAGGACTGGAACGCGCAACTCTCGCTGATGACCGGCATGGCCGCGGCCGAGCTCATGATCGCGGCGCGCGTGGGCATCCTCCGCACGATGCCGAAGCCCTCCGATGAGGACGTCGCGTCGTTCCGTCGCCAGGCCGAGGCCCTCGGGCGGCCGTGGCCCGATTCGATCGGCTACGGGGAATACCTGCGCGGGCTGCCCCGCGACGAACCGGCGTCGCTCGCGATCCTCCAGGCGGCAGGCGGCCTGTTCCGGGGCGCGGGCTATGCGGCGATGGACGGGACCGTGCCGAACGATCCCGTGCAGTCGGCGCTCGCGGCGCCGTACGCGCACGTCACGGCACCCCTTCGCCGTCTCGTCGACCGGTGGGGCCTCGTGGTCTGCGCGGCCGTCGCCGGCGGCCATGAGGTGCCCGGGTGGGCGCGCGCATCGCTCGCGCAGCTGCCGTCGCTCATGGGCGCCTCGTCGCAGCGGGCCGCGCAGCTCGACGCCGCTTCGATCGCACGGGTCGAGGCGGCGGTGCTCGCCGAGCGCGTCGGCGAGCGGTTCGAGGCGACGGTGCTGCAGCTGCGGAACGGATGGGCGGTCATCCAGCTCACCGACCCGGCCGTCACGGCGATGTGCGAGGCGACCGCGGCCGCACGTCCCGGCGCGGTGCTGGCGGTCGTCCTCGAGCGGGCCGACATCCGCACGGGCACGGTGGAGTTCCGGGCGGCCGCCTGA
- the nusA gene encoding transcription termination factor NusA — protein MDIDLTVLRMMEREKEIPFDELVQIIEQAILMAYLKHTNPGQHGHANPKGARAHLDRKTGHVSIYVPEYDENGDVIGEAEDSPSDFGRIAAFAAKQVINQRLRDIADDAVLGEFRGREGDIVAGVIQQGPNPRMVHIDLGTVEAILPPEEQVPGEEYPHGQRIRVYVTSVAKGAKGPSITVSRTHPALVRKLFALEVPEIASGVVEIVSLAREAGHRSKIAVRATQPGVNAKGACIGELGQRVRAVTAELGNEKIDIVDWNEDLATFVASALSPAKVTSAFVIDENTRAVRALVPDYQLSLAIGKEGQNARLAAKLTGAKIDIQPDSILDQA, from the coding sequence ATGGACATCGACCTCACCGTGCTCCGCATGATGGAGCGCGAGAAGGAGATCCCGTTCGACGAACTGGTGCAGATCATCGAGCAGGCGATCCTGATGGCCTACCTCAAGCACACCAATCCCGGCCAGCACGGCCACGCCAACCCCAAGGGCGCCCGTGCGCACCTCGATCGCAAGACGGGTCACGTCTCGATCTACGTCCCCGAGTACGACGAGAACGGCGACGTCATCGGCGAGGCCGAGGACAGCCCGAGCGACTTCGGCCGGATCGCCGCGTTCGCGGCGAAGCAGGTCATCAACCAGCGCCTGCGCGACATCGCCGACGACGCCGTGCTCGGCGAGTTCCGCGGTCGCGAGGGCGACATCGTCGCGGGGGTCATCCAGCAGGGGCCGAACCCGCGGATGGTGCACATCGACCTCGGCACGGTCGAGGCGATCCTGCCGCCCGAGGAGCAGGTGCCCGGCGAGGAGTACCCGCACGGGCAGCGGATCCGCGTCTACGTGACCAGCGTCGCGAAGGGCGCCAAGGGGCCCTCGATCACGGTGTCGCGAACGCACCCGGCCCTCGTCCGCAAGCTGTTCGCCCTCGAGGTGCCCGAGATCGCGTCCGGCGTCGTCGAGATCGTGTCGCTCGCACGCGAGGCGGGTCACCGCTCGAAGATCGCGGTCCGCGCCACCCAGCCCGGCGTGAACGCCAAGGGCGCGTGCATCGGCGAGCTCGGCCAGCGCGTGCGCGCGGTGACCGCCGAGCTCGGCAACGAGAAGATCGACATCGTCGACTGGAACGAGGACCTCGCGACCTTCGTCGCGAGCGCCCTGTCGCCCGCCAAGGTCACGAGCGCGTTCGTGATCGACGAGAACACCCGCGCGGTGCGCGCACTCGTCCCCGACTACCAGCTCTCGCTCGCGATCGGCAAGGAGGGCCAGAACGCCCGTCTCGCCGCGAAGCTCACCGGCGCGAAGATCGACATCCAGCCCGACTCGATCCTCGACCAGGCGTGA